One genomic window of Nicotiana sylvestris chromosome 10, ASM39365v2, whole genome shotgun sequence includes the following:
- the LOC104221253 gene encoding UDP-galactose/UDP-glucose transporter 7, translating into MEIMDTSPYLSLFSALSYGIASMAMVFINKAVIMQYAHSMTLLTVQQLATALLIHFGRVMGYTRARGLNAETAKKLFPVSLFYNANVGFALASLKGVNIPMYIAIKRLTPLAVLVAGFFTGKAKPTTQVTLSVILTATGVLIAALGDFSFDLFGYSLAFISVFFQTMYLVLVEKSGAEDGLSSIEIMFYNSFLSLPFLLFLIIATGEFPNSLSILFEKSSSISFLAILILSLVMGIVLNYTMFLCTIVNSALTTTIVGVLKGVGSTTLGFVMLGGVEVHALNVTGLVVNTAGGVWYSFAKYQQKKSKLPKIIESHRK; encoded by the exons TTTATTTTCTGCGTTATCCTATGGCATTGCATCAATGGCTATGGTTTTCATCAACAAGGCAGTGATCATGCAATATGCACACTCTATGACTCTTCTCACAGTCCAG CAATTAGCAACAGCTTTGCTCATACACTTCGGTAGAGTCATGGGATACACAAGGGCCAGAGGATTGAATGCAGAGACTGCGAAGAAACTTTTCCCAGTTTCGTTGTTCTACAATGCAAATGTGGGTTTTGCTTTAGCAAGCTTGAAAGGAGTGAATATTCCTATGTATATTGCCATCAAAAGGCTTACACCACTTGCTGTACTAGTAGCTGGATTCTTTACCGGAAAGGCTAAACCTACAACTCAG GTAACACTTTCTGTTATACTTACTGCTACTGGAGTTCTTATTGCGGCGCTTGGAGATTTTTCCTTTGATCTTTTTGGATACAGTTTGgcctttatttctgttttcttCCAG ACCATGTACCTTGTGTTAGTGGAGAAATCAGGAGCAGAGGATGGGCTTTCATCAATTGAGATCATGTTTTACAACAGCTTTTTGTCTTTGCCATTTCTGTTATTCCTTATCATAGCCACAGGAGAATTTCCAAATTCTTTATCTATTTTATTTGAAAAG AGTAGTTCAATATCATTTCTTGCAATTCTTATTCTTTCGTTGGTGATGGGCATTGTCTTGAACTACACTATGTTCCTGTGTACCATCGTTAACTCAGCTTTAACTACCACGATTGTTGGAGTCCTCAAGGGAGTTGGATCTACG ACACTTGGGTTTGTCATGTTGGGAGGTGTAGAAGTACATGCTTTGAATGTCACTGGTTTGGTGGTCAACACAGCCGGTGGTGTGTGGTATTCATTTGCCAAATATCAACAGAAGAAGAGCAAGTTGCCCAAGATTATTGAAAGTCATCGTAAATAA